The Bos javanicus breed banteng chromosome 18, ARS-OSU_banteng_1.0, whole genome shotgun sequence genome has a segment encoding these proteins:
- the NIP7 gene encoding 60S ribosome subunit biogenesis protein NIP7 homolog, with protein MRPLTEEETRVMFEKIAKYIGENLQLLVDRPDGTYCFRLHNDRVYYVSEKILKLAANISGDKLVSLGTCFGKFTKTHKFRLHITALDYLAPYAKYKVWIKPGAEQSFLYGNHVLKSGLGRITENTSQYQGVVVYSMADVPLGFGVAAKSTQDCRKVDPMAIVVFHQADIGEYVRHEETLT; from the exons CATCGGGGAGAATCTTCAGCTGCTGGTCGACAGGCCCGACGGCACCTACTGTTTCAGGCTGCACAACGACCGGGTGTACTACGTGAG TGAGAAGATTTTGAAGTTGGCCGCCAATATCTCCGGTGACAAGCTGGTGTCGTTGGGGACGTGCTTCGGCAAATTCACCAAGACCCATAAGTTTCGGTTGCACATCACGGCTCTGGATTACCTAGCACCCTATGCCAAG taTAAAGTGTGGATAAAACCTGGAGCAGAGCAGTCCTTTCTGTATGGGAACCATGTGCTGAAATCTGGACTTGGGCGAATCACTGAAAACACTTCTCAGTACCAGGGAGTCGTGGTGTACTCCATGGCAGATGTCCCTCTG GGTTTTGGGGTGGCAGCAAAGTCCACACAAGACTGCAGGAAAGTAGACCCCATGGCGATTGTGGTATTTCATCAAGCAGACATTGGGGAATATGTGCGACATGAAGAGACATTGACTTAA